GGCTGAGGCCCGAGCTGCGTCCGGCAAGCAAGCCGGCGGCGAAATTGCCGAGCAGCGTGACGGCCACTGCCGCCAGTGAATACCATAAGGCTTCTCCGCCAAGGGAGAGCGGATCGATTGTGAGACCGAAGCTAAAGAAGAAGATGGCTCCGAAAAAATCGCGGAACGGAATAATCAGCTTTTCGATCCGTTTGACATGCTCCGTCTCCGCGAGAACGAGACCGACGAGCAGCGCTCCGATCGCTTCCGCGACATGAATGGTCTCGGAAAAGCCCGCCACGAGGAATAGAATGGCGAAAATGACCAGAGCGAACAATTCGCCGGAGCGGATATTAAGCGCCTTGTTAAGCAGGGGGACCAGTTTGCGGCCGACGACAAGCAGTCCCACCATGTAAACGAGGGCAATGAGCGCCGACAGCAGCACTCCGCCAAGAGAGGAGGAACCGCTGAGCACCAGACCTGAAAGAATCGAAATGTAGACGGCCAGAAATACGTCCTCGAACATGATGATGCCGAGAATCATTTCGGTCTCCGGATTGGCGGTGCGCTTCAGATCGACCAGAACCTTAGCCACGATAGCACTTGAGGAAATCGTTGTAATTCCGGCGATCACCAGCACTTCCTCGAACGGGAATCCAAGTCCCCAGCCGAGCAGCAGACCGAGGGAGAAGTTGATCAGAATGTAGATGGTCCCGCCTATAGCAATCGATTTTCCCGCTTTAACCAGCCTGCCTACGGAGAACTCCAGCCCCAGATAGAACAACAGGAACAGAACGCCGATCCGGCCCATAAATTCAATCAGAGCGGCGCTTTCGATAAACCGGAAGTCCAGATGCCAAATATGAAAAGCATGCGGTCCGACCGCCATTCCGACCAAAATATAAAACGGGATGACGGAGAATCGGAATTTCGCGGCTAATAATCCGGACAGCGCCACAAGCGCTATGGCCAATCCGATTTCAAATACGATATGGTTCATCGATCAACCACATCCATTCCGCAAAATATGCCTGAATTGTTTATGCTGCTCTCTCTCCCCTGCGACAACGACGATGCAGTCCGGCGTCAGTTCCAGCTCGGGTCCGGGGCTGATATGCTTGGTGTGATTTTTTTCGATAACCGCTATTACGGTAACACCGGAACGGGCGCGGATATCGAGTTCGCCAATCGTATGGCCGATACAGCCGAACCCCGGCTCCAGACGGTACCATTCAATAATCAGGTCGTCCAGAGCCACCTCGATGGATTCCAGCGACCGGGGCTTGTAAGTAACGCCGCCGATGATAGCCGAAATATATCTGGCTTCGTCATCGTCGAGTGTAACCATGGAAATGCTTTGATCCGGATCATCATATTCAAAATGATACAGCTCCCGCCGCCCGTCATCATGTACAATGATAGCGAGCTTATCGCCGCTGCGGGTATTTAGAACAAATTTTTTCCCGATTCCGGGCAAATCGCATTCTCTAAAATTCATAATCAAACCAGCCTCCAATGAGTAAAAGTCGTATATTTGCAGTATCGTCCACCTATGACTTCAGCCGCACGGAGAGTAAGCCACATAATTCGAGGTGTATTTAAGCGGATACAGAAGCAGGCGCTTCAACAGATTATAGATAAGCGGATAAAATAACCCGAATAGCAAAGGCAATGCGTAAGGCTTCAACTCGGCAGGATAGCTCTGTTCAATAGGAAGACGGGATAAGGCGCCTGGAAAATGAGGGTGCGGATGCTGGCGGGCCGAAGTCACCGCAAAATGGTGAGCCTGCTTTTCGATACCTTTTGCCGCGTTGTCCTGAGCCGATGGGCTGTTCCAATCGACGACAGCGAATGCCGGAAGGGCCAGCGCAAGGAGAATTGCCAAAGCGAGCCGAATTAGCCCATTCCGCGCATTTCGATCTATATATTGAGTCAAAAGGGCACCTCCTTGGCCGATCTAGTGTTAAAATCATAACATAGCCTTACTCTTGAGCCAAATGGCAAGCTAGAGCCAATAGAACGGGGGAGAAATAAATGAAACTATGGAGCGGGCAATTCCCGACAGAGCCAGCACGGATTTACTATGTAACGTATGAGTTTCAGAATGGCGCCAGGATTGAACTGGAGGTTCCTGACAATATGTACGGACTGGTAGTGGAAGGAGACCGGGGAGAGCTGACTTATCAAGGTACGAGATTCAAAGGCTTTAAACGGGCAGCCGGGAATGTTGGACGTTAAGCGCCAAGACTAAAGTCACTGGGAAAAAGCGAATGAGCGCGCCCTAAAGGACGCGCCGCATATGCAGAATGACATTGTTCCAATACCCGCTGTCCAGCTTGCTGATCTGAACTCCGGGGGAGCCCCAGGTGTGTATAAACTCTCCGCCTCCGATATATATGCCGACATGGCCGGGAATGGTGTCTCTTTCGAACCGTCCGGGAACAGTGAAGAAAATAAGATCACCGGGCTGAAGCTGCTGACGGCTGACGGATCTGCCGAGATTGTCCTGATCTTTAGCGAGCCGCGGCAAATTCACGTCAAACTTTTTGAAGACATGGCGGGTAAAGGAAGAACAGTCGAATTTTTTCGATTCCTCGTAAGGCGCCGCCCCGAAATCATAAGGAACGCCCAGATATTTTTTGGCATAGGAAATCAGCTCGCCGGCTTGATCCGATGACATACTTTGAATGCGGAAAGGCTTGTCCGGTGCAGCCGGATTTTGCTTATCGTCCGCGGTACGTTCTCTCGGCGTGTCAATGGAGATTTCGCCGCTGCCGGGGTTCAAGCTGACCTTCGATTGAAATAATTTCGACAGCGAACCCGTCGTTATATAGATTTTTCCGTCTCGCCGCATAG
This region of Paenibacillus sp. URB8-2 genomic DNA includes:
- a CDS encoding C40 family peptidase; amino-acid sequence: MNATQKKLLLLSSVLSAAVVASACGNTNNTGQPRANAVNPSVQPQGYVEKLPVTDSSGKTWIPLEPAAKSLGYRIEEEPGGGGYAKIGYSDVMYKVRPGSAEAFSLGKTCTLPEAPMRRDGKIYITTGSLSKLFQSKVSLNPGSGEISIDTPRERTADDKQNPAAPDKPFRIQSMSSDQAGELISYAKKYLGVPYDFGAAPYEESKKFDCSSFTRHVFKKFDVNLPRLAKDQDNLGRSVSRQQLQPGDLIFFTVPGRFERDTIPGHVGIYIGGGEFIHTWGSPGVQISKLDSGYWNNVILHMRRVL
- a CDS encoding cation:proton antiporter: MNHIVFEIGLAIALVALSGLLAAKFRFSVIPFYILVGMAVGPHAFHIWHLDFRFIESAALIEFMGRIGVLFLLFYLGLEFSVGRLVKAGKSIAIGGTIYILINFSLGLLLGWGLGFPFEEVLVIAGITTISSSAIVAKVLVDLKRTANPETEMILGIIMFEDVFLAVYISILSGLVLSGSSSLGGVLLSALIALVYMVGLLVVGRKLVPLLNKALNIRSGELFALVIFAILFLVAGFSETIHVAEAIGALLVGLVLAETEHVKRIEKLIIPFRDFFGAIFFFSFGLTIDPLSLGGEALWYSLAAVAVTLLGNFAAGLLAGRSSGLSPRASSNIGLTIVSRGEFSIIMANLGKAGGLLAILQPFAAMYVLILAILGPLLTKESKVIYKALDKLFKWESKHIKRKAQAQKRTPASEER
- a CDS encoding DUF2500 domain-containing protein, with product MKLWSGQFPTEPARIYYVTYEFQNGARIELEVPDNMYGLVVEGDRGELTYQGTRFKGFKRAAGNVGR
- a CDS encoding cation:proton antiporter regulatory subunit, whose amino-acid sequence is MNFRECDLPGIGKKFVLNTRSGDKLAIIVHDDGRRELYHFEYDDPDQSISMVTLDDDEARYISAIIGGVTYKPRSLESIEVALDDLIIEWYRLEPGFGCIGHTIGELDIRARSGVTVIAVIEKNHTKHISPGPELELTPDCIVVVAGEREQHKQFRHILRNGCG